In Lycium ferocissimum isolate CSIRO_LF1 chromosome 11, AGI_CSIRO_Lferr_CH_V1, whole genome shotgun sequence, a single genomic region encodes these proteins:
- the LOC132037332 gene encoding uncharacterized protein LOC132037332 isoform X3, which produces MSYKPNEEDGFSGDLSSGSVLENSVSRQSLENVCSDTDLFCFPPRLRGFLFEEKSAQSQMEEVSGVQSDVALPIRSDEENTNISRSSDSCIFKFLGGRTISCYLSYQDCYSELPCGCIRRNRANGVSSGGGPLSDDKYQNLKPKAEEETDSSKFLGGSSPHVEINPPLLDWGEKYLYFPSLAFLNVKNTHRDSILTVFEPYGTNSQFYPCNFSETSLAPGETASICFVFLPTWLGLSSAQFVLQTSSGGFLVQVKGFAVESPYRIQPLVSLDISSRGRRSKNLSLYNPYNEALYVEEVTIWTSISSGDNTRYAKAICNLNKGEDSNNNFSLLGVKEWLDVKGDEVGIPLVAIRPHRNWEIDPDKTETIIELDFPSHTGGEIFGAFSLQLLSSSKGKADTIVVPLKAELGMTSAYSELTDPLSLSIQTVGPCAADGTSVVALSVRNDSPYILSIVKVSEAGENTKHFRVRYVEGLLLFPGTVTQVAVVTYIFPAVQLLDPVVQSHEMSMNCKLLVSTNDSRTSEIEVACRDVVSICSGVKYDSSIGHGEHSDEVELGNTRDITSSGSMRSPLEIKALDTTVADELVLKNWKSHATANGMSILDESEVVFPVIQVGSHHSQWITVENPIQKPILVQLVLNSWEIIDECKTSGSHLQPSLSSRIVGNYSIAPKRYGFSLAENAVTEALLHPFGRALFGPVLFQPAARCQWRSSALVRNNLSGVEWLTLKGSGGLLSLVLLDESEPVQNLDFKLNMPTPLNLSSSGVLYNMKDKSHACSLSMSKELHAKNVGDFPLEVKKIEISGTECGTDGFVINGCKGFSLEPEESIKLVISYHTDFSVATIQRDLELALATGILVIPMKASLPICVLHFCKKSLFWMKVKKLLVTILLLASLFFLVLWCIIPQVATFGSHECLPKSGKSYMTSVSRAGKLSRMHPTEKQIGKFVFSSKLNGLLRSIGEGESLSVESFGTCEDSQTVSQNQSVSDQNLNHCAGYNSVIDTQNGTEVSSSTKSVGIQSSDTNETSKTGNLTVKIGKEKGRRRKKKKNSATALVGGFDVSSSHSGNSTPSSPLSPTSSSTPSRPSPQSADVDRSVKLSNPFADVGNHQCKKGIHSEFACERNVLQTEATPMYVGKNAPPPPQEKPAAPKRSASKPVLLPSATFPCADKSSPRLMCRQPVFASSSIIAPHLRAPGSKPPNQMAGKTDEKTGMEEEFTYDIWGDHLSNLPLVGRSREVLEMPPCAVENSSSSFFLRGPQTLITNYQQITVSSDREG; this is translated from the exons ATGTCATACAAGCCAAATGAGGAGGATGGCTTTAGTGGGGATTTGTCATCCGGTTCCGTTCTTGAGAATTCTGTCTCTCGTCAGAGTCTTGAAAATGTGTGTTCAGATACAGACTTGTTTTGCTTTCCTCCGAGATTGCGTGGTTTTTTGTTTGAAGAGAAGAGTGCCCAATCACAAATGGAAGAAGTTTCTGGGGTTCAATCCGATGTTGCTTTGCCTATAAGATCAGATGAAGAGAATACAAATATTAGTAGGTCATCCGATTCTTGTATTTTCAAGTTCTTAGGTGGAAGAACAATTTCATGCTATCTGAGTTACCAGGATTGTTACAGTGAATTGCCTTGTGGCTGTATAAGAAGGAATCGAGCAAATGGTGTTTCTTCTGGTGGAGGGCCTTTGTCTGATGATAAATACCAAAATTTGAAACCAAAAGCAGAAGAGGAGACAGACAGTTCCAAGTTTTTGGGTGGTTCTTCCCCTCATGTCGAAATCAATCCCCCATTGCTTGACTGGGGGGAGAAGTatttatattttccttcattAGCTTTTCTAAATGTTAAAAATACGCATAGAGACAGCATACTGACTGTATTTGAACCTTATGGAACCAATTCTCAGTTTTACCCATGCAATTTCAGCGAAACGTCGTTGGCACCTGGTGAAACTGCATCgatttgttttgtgtttttgcCTACATGGTTGGGTCTCTCTTCAGCGCAGTTTGTTTTGCAGACAAGCTCTGGTGGTTTCTTGGTTCAGGTTAAGGGCTTTGCTGTTGAATCCCCATATCGCATACAGCCGTTAGTCAGTCTTGATATTTCCTCCAGAGGAAGGCGGAGTAAGAATCTTTCTTTGTATAATCCTTACAATGAAGCCCTCTATGTGGAGGAGGTAACTATTTGGACGTCTATTTCTTCGGGAGATAATACCCGTTATGCAAAGGCAATTTGTAATTTAAATAAAGGTGAAGATTCAAACAATAATTTCAGTTTGCTTGGTGTTAAGGAGTGGTTGGATGTCAAGGGTGATGAGGTTGGTATCCCTCTAGTTGCAATTAGACCCCATAGGAATTGGGAAATTGATCCTGACAAAACTGAGACCATCATAGAATTAGATTTCCCTAGTCATACTGGGGGTGAGATATTCGGTGCATTTTCTCTGCAGTTGCTTAGCTCTTCCAAAGGAAAAGCTGATACAATTGTTGTCCCTCTCAAAGCAGAACTGGGCATGACATCTGCTTACAGTGAGCTCACAGATCCACTTTCTTTGTCTATTCAAACCGTAGGACCATGTGCTGCTGATGGTACTAGTGTTGTTGCTCTGTCAGTGAGAAATGATTCTCCTTACATATTGAGCATTGTCAAGGTAAGTGAGGCTGGAGAGAACACCAAGCATTTTCGTGTCAGATATGTTGAGGGATTATTACTCTTCCCCGGAACTGTTACGCAAGTGGCTGTGGTCACTTATATTTTCCCAGCTGTTCAGTTGCTTGATCCTGTGGTGCAATCTCATGAAATGAGCATGAACTGTAAATTGCTCGTATCAACTAATGACTCAAGAACGTCTGAGATTGAAGTTGCTTGCAGGGATGTAGTCAGCATTTGTTCAGGAGTTAAATATGACTCTTCTATTGGTCATGGAGAACACTCTGATGAAGTAGAACTTGGAAATACAAGAGACATCACTTCCAGCGGCAGCATGCGGTCACCATTAGAAATCAAG GCCTTGGATACAACAGTGGCAGATGAGTTGGTATTGAAGAACTGGAAATCTCATGCTACTGCAAATGGCATGTCCATACTGGATGAAAGTGAAGTTGTGTTTCCAGTGATTCAAGTCGGAAGTCATCACTCTCAGTGGATCACAGTAGAAAACCCAATTCAAAAACCAATCTTGGTGCAGCTTGTTCTGAACTCGTGGGAAATTATTGATGAGTGCAAGACTTCAGGAAGCCATTTGCAGCCTTCTCTATCCAGTAGAATAGTTggtaactattctattgctccaAAGAGATATGGTTTTTCGCTAGCAGAGAATGCAGTAACTGAAGCTCTTCTTCACCCTTTTGGTCGAGCATTGTTTGGTCCCGTTTTATTTCAACCTGCAGCTCGATGTCAGTGGAGAAGTTCAGCTTTGGTCAGAAACAATCTTTCTGGTGTGGAGTGGTTAACTCTCAAAGGATCTGGTGGGTTGCTTTCTTTGGTCTTGCTTGATGAGTCTGAACCTGTACAGAACCTGGATTTCAAATTAAACATGCCAACCCCTCTTAATCTTTCTTCTTCGGGTGTGTTATATAACATGAAGGATAAATCTCATGCATGTTCTCTGTCAATGTCAAAGGAGCTTCATGCAAAGAACGTGGGCGACTTTCCTCTGGaggtaaaaaaaattgaaatctcTGGAACGGAGTGTGGAACGGATGGGTTCGTAATAAATGGTTGTAAAGGTTTTTCTCTTGAACCTGAGGAGTCTATAAAGCTTGTGATATCATATCATACTGATTTTTCCGTTGCCACTATACAGAGAGATCTTGAACTGGCTTTGGCAACTGGCATACTTGTTATACCAATGAAAGCTAGTCTTCCTATTTGTGTGCTTCATTTCTGCAAGAAGTCTTTGTTCTGGATGAAGGTGAAAAAATTGCTCGTCACAATTCTTCTTCTAGCTTCTTTGTTCTTTCTGGTTCTTTGGTGCATCATACCCCAAGTGGCAACCTTTGGCTCCCATGAGTGCTTGCCTAAGAGTGGAAAAAGCTATATGACATCTGTTAGTCGTGCTGGAAAATTGTCTCGCATGCATCCCACGGAGAAACAGATTGGCAAGTTTGTCTTCTCCTCTAAATTGAACGGTTTGCTTAGATCAATTGGGGAAGGTGAGTCACTGTCAGTTGAAAGTTTCGGTACGTGTGAAGATAGTCAAACTGTTTCCCAAAATCAAAGTGTATCTGATCAGAATCTGAATCATTGTGCAGGATATAACTCTGTAATAGATACCCAAAATGGAACGGAAGTGTCATCCTCTACAAAGTCAGTAGGAATTCAGAGTTCTGATACAAATGAAACCTCAAAAACTGGTAATCTCACTGtcaaaattggaaaagaaaaagggaggcggcggaagaagaaaaagaattctGCAACTGCTTTGGTTGGAGGTTTTGATGTTTCAAGTAGTCATAGTGGCAATTCTACACCATCATCACCCTTGTCTCCTACGTCAAGTTCAACACCTAGTCGGCCATCTCCACAGTCTGCTGATGTGGATCGATCTGTTAAGCTCAGCAATCCCTTTGCTGATGTTGGTAACCATCAATGTAAAAAAGGTATACACTCCGAATTTGCATGTGAAAGGAATGTCTTGCAGACAGAGGCAACACCCATGTATGTTGGCAAAAatgctcctcctcctcctcaaGAGAAGCCTGCTGCACCTAAAAGATCAGCTAGCAAACCTGTTCTTCTGCCTTCAGCAACCTTCCCTTGTGCTGATAAATCTTCTCCTCGCTTGATGTGTCGTCAACCAGTATTCGCTTCAAGTTCTATTATTGCTCCACACTTGCGAGCGCCTGGATCTAAACCTCCAAATCAGATGGCAGGTAAAACTGATGAAAAGACGGGGATGGAAGAAGAGTTTACTTATGATATTTGGGGTGACCATCTTTCAAATCTTCCCCTAGTAGGTAGGTCAAGGGAGGTATTGGAGATGCCTCCGTGTGCTGTAGAAAACAGTTCCAGTAGCTTCTTTCTAAGGGGTCCACAGACCCTTATTACCAACTACCAACAAATAACTGTAAGTTCTGACCGTGAAGGTTAA
- the LOC132037332 gene encoding uncharacterized protein LOC132037332 isoform X2 produces MDYQTLMIGAPRQLSLRRMFHHGEAFCFMMVLLHIIVILDKGEPCSMKGLQNEAEYDACMSYKPNEEDGFSGDLSSGSVLENSVSRQSLENVCSDTDLFCFPPRLRGFLFEEKSAQSQMEEVSGVQSDVALPIRSDEENTNISRSSDSCIFKFLGGRTISCYLSYQDCYSELPCGCIRRNRANGVSSGGGPLSDDKYQNLKPKAEEETDSSKFLGGSSPHVEINPPLLDWGEKYLYFPSLAFLNVKNTHRDSILTVFEPYGTNSQFYPCNFSETSLAPGETASICFVFLPTWLGLSSAQFVLQTSSGGFLVQVKGFAVESPYRIQPLVSLDISSRGRRSKNLSLYNPYNEALYVEEVTIWTSISSGDNTRYAKAICNLNKGEDSNNNFSLLGVKEWLDVKGDEVGIPLVAIRPHRNWEIDPDKTETIIELDFPSHTGGEIFGAFSLQLLSSSKGKADTIVVPLKAELGMTSAYSELTDPLSLSIQTVGPCAADGTSVVALSVRNDSPYILSIVKVSEAGENTKHFRVRYVEGLLLFPGTVTQVAVVTYIFPAVQLLDPVVQSHEMSMNCKLLVSTNDSRTSEIEVACRDVVSICSGVKYDSSIGHGEHSDEVELGNTRDITSSGSMRSPLEIKALDTTVADELVLKNWKSHATANGMSILDESEVVFPVIQVGSHHSQWITVENPIQKPILVQLVLNSWEIIDECKTSGSHLQPSLSSRIVGNYSIAPKRYGFSLAENAVTEALLHPFGRALFGPVLFQPAARCQWRSSALVRNNLSGVEWLTLKGSGGLLSLVLLDESEPVQNLDFKLNMPTPLNLSSSGVLYNMKDKSHACSLSMSKELHAKNVGDFPLEVKKIEISGTECGTDGFVINGCKGFSLEPEESIKLVISYHTDFSVATIQRDLELALATGILVIPMKASLPICVLHFCKKSLFWMKVKKLLVTILLLASLFFLVLWCIIPQVATFGSHECLPKSGKSYMTSVSRAGKLSRMHPTEKQIGKFVFSSKLNGLLRSIGEGYNSVIDTQNGTEVSSSTKSVGIQSSDTNETSKTGNLTVKIGKEKGRRRKKKKNSATALVGGFDVSSSHSGNSTPSSPLSPTSSSTPSRPSPQSADVDRSVKLSNPFADVGNHQCKKGIHSEFACERNVLQTEATPMYVGKNAPPPPQEKPAAPKRSASKPVLLPSATFPCADKSSPRLMCRQPVFASSSIIAPHLRAPGSKPPNQMAGKTDEKTGMEEEFTYDIWGDHLSNLPLVGRSREVLEMPPCAVENSSSSFFLRGPQTLITNYQQITVSSDREG; encoded by the exons GAGAATGTTTCACCATGGTGAAGCATTCTGCTTTATGATGGTTCTGTTGCATATCATCGTTATACTGGATAAAGGTGAACCATGTTCAATGAAGGGACTGCAAAACGAAGCAGAGTATGATGCATGTATGTCATACAAGCCAAATGAGGAGGATGGCTTTAGTGGGGATTTGTCATCCGGTTCCGTTCTTGAGAATTCTGTCTCTCGTCAGAGTCTTGAAAATGTGTGTTCAGATACAGACTTGTTTTGCTTTCCTCCGAGATTGCGTGGTTTTTTGTTTGAAGAGAAGAGTGCCCAATCACAAATGGAAGAAGTTTCTGGGGTTCAATCCGATGTTGCTTTGCCTATAAGATCAGATGAAGAGAATACAAATATTAGTAGGTCATCCGATTCTTGTATTTTCAAGTTCTTAGGTGGAAGAACAATTTCATGCTATCTGAGTTACCAGGATTGTTACAGTGAATTGCCTTGTGGCTGTATAAGAAGGAATCGAGCAAATGGTGTTTCTTCTGGTGGAGGGCCTTTGTCTGATGATAAATACCAAAATTTGAAACCAAAAGCAGAAGAGGAGACAGACAGTTCCAAGTTTTTGGGTGGTTCTTCCCCTCATGTCGAAATCAATCCCCCATTGCTTGACTGGGGGGAGAAGTatttatattttccttcattAGCTTTTCTAAATGTTAAAAATACGCATAGAGACAGCATACTGACTGTATTTGAACCTTATGGAACCAATTCTCAGTTTTACCCATGCAATTTCAGCGAAACGTCGTTGGCACCTGGTGAAACTGCATCgatttgttttgtgtttttgcCTACATGGTTGGGTCTCTCTTCAGCGCAGTTTGTTTTGCAGACAAGCTCTGGTGGTTTCTTGGTTCAGGTTAAGGGCTTTGCTGTTGAATCCCCATATCGCATACAGCCGTTAGTCAGTCTTGATATTTCCTCCAGAGGAAGGCGGAGTAAGAATCTTTCTTTGTATAATCCTTACAATGAAGCCCTCTATGTGGAGGAGGTAACTATTTGGACGTCTATTTCTTCGGGAGATAATACCCGTTATGCAAAGGCAATTTGTAATTTAAATAAAGGTGAAGATTCAAACAATAATTTCAGTTTGCTTGGTGTTAAGGAGTGGTTGGATGTCAAGGGTGATGAGGTTGGTATCCCTCTAGTTGCAATTAGACCCCATAGGAATTGGGAAATTGATCCTGACAAAACTGAGACCATCATAGAATTAGATTTCCCTAGTCATACTGGGGGTGAGATATTCGGTGCATTTTCTCTGCAGTTGCTTAGCTCTTCCAAAGGAAAAGCTGATACAATTGTTGTCCCTCTCAAAGCAGAACTGGGCATGACATCTGCTTACAGTGAGCTCACAGATCCACTTTCTTTGTCTATTCAAACCGTAGGACCATGTGCTGCTGATGGTACTAGTGTTGTTGCTCTGTCAGTGAGAAATGATTCTCCTTACATATTGAGCATTGTCAAGGTAAGTGAGGCTGGAGAGAACACCAAGCATTTTCGTGTCAGATATGTTGAGGGATTATTACTCTTCCCCGGAACTGTTACGCAAGTGGCTGTGGTCACTTATATTTTCCCAGCTGTTCAGTTGCTTGATCCTGTGGTGCAATCTCATGAAATGAGCATGAACTGTAAATTGCTCGTATCAACTAATGACTCAAGAACGTCTGAGATTGAAGTTGCTTGCAGGGATGTAGTCAGCATTTGTTCAGGAGTTAAATATGACTCTTCTATTGGTCATGGAGAACACTCTGATGAAGTAGAACTTGGAAATACAAGAGACATCACTTCCAGCGGCAGCATGCGGTCACCATTAGAAATCAAG GCCTTGGATACAACAGTGGCAGATGAGTTGGTATTGAAGAACTGGAAATCTCATGCTACTGCAAATGGCATGTCCATACTGGATGAAAGTGAAGTTGTGTTTCCAGTGATTCAAGTCGGAAGTCATCACTCTCAGTGGATCACAGTAGAAAACCCAATTCAAAAACCAATCTTGGTGCAGCTTGTTCTGAACTCGTGGGAAATTATTGATGAGTGCAAGACTTCAGGAAGCCATTTGCAGCCTTCTCTATCCAGTAGAATAGTTggtaactattctattgctccaAAGAGATATGGTTTTTCGCTAGCAGAGAATGCAGTAACTGAAGCTCTTCTTCACCCTTTTGGTCGAGCATTGTTTGGTCCCGTTTTATTTCAACCTGCAGCTCGATGTCAGTGGAGAAGTTCAGCTTTGGTCAGAAACAATCTTTCTGGTGTGGAGTGGTTAACTCTCAAAGGATCTGGTGGGTTGCTTTCTTTGGTCTTGCTTGATGAGTCTGAACCTGTACAGAACCTGGATTTCAAATTAAACATGCCAACCCCTCTTAATCTTTCTTCTTCGGGTGTGTTATATAACATGAAGGATAAATCTCATGCATGTTCTCTGTCAATGTCAAAGGAGCTTCATGCAAAGAACGTGGGCGACTTTCCTCTGGaggtaaaaaaaattgaaatctcTGGAACGGAGTGTGGAACGGATGGGTTCGTAATAAATGGTTGTAAAGGTTTTTCTCTTGAACCTGAGGAGTCTATAAAGCTTGTGATATCATATCATACTGATTTTTCCGTTGCCACTATACAGAGAGATCTTGAACTGGCTTTGGCAACTGGCATACTTGTTATACCAATGAAAGCTAGTCTTCCTATTTGTGTGCTTCATTTCTGCAAGAAGTCTTTGTTCTGGATGAAGGTGAAAAAATTGCTCGTCACAATTCTTCTTCTAGCTTCTTTGTTCTTTCTGGTTCTTTGGTGCATCATACCCCAAGTGGCAACCTTTGGCTCCCATGAGTGCTTGCCTAAGAGTGGAAAAAGCTATATGACATCTGTTAGTCGTGCTGGAAAATTGTCTCGCATGCATCCCACGGAGAAACAGATTGGCAAGTTTGTCTTCTCCTCTAAATTGAACGGTTTGCTTAGATCAATTGGGGAAG GATATAACTCTGTAATAGATACCCAAAATGGAACGGAAGTGTCATCCTCTACAAAGTCAGTAGGAATTCAGAGTTCTGATACAAATGAAACCTCAAAAACTGGTAATCTCACTGtcaaaattggaaaagaaaaagggaggcggcggaagaagaaaaagaattctGCAACTGCTTTGGTTGGAGGTTTTGATGTTTCAAGTAGTCATAGTGGCAATTCTACACCATCATCACCCTTGTCTCCTACGTCAAGTTCAACACCTAGTCGGCCATCTCCACAGTCTGCTGATGTGGATCGATCTGTTAAGCTCAGCAATCCCTTTGCTGATGTTGGTAACCATCAATGTAAAAAAGGTATACACTCCGAATTTGCATGTGAAAGGAATGTCTTGCAGACAGAGGCAACACCCATGTATGTTGGCAAAAatgctcctcctcctcctcaaGAGAAGCCTGCTGCACCTAAAAGATCAGCTAGCAAACCTGTTCTTCTGCCTTCAGCAACCTTCCCTTGTGCTGATAAATCTTCTCCTCGCTTGATGTGTCGTCAACCAGTATTCGCTTCAAGTTCTATTATTGCTCCACACTTGCGAGCGCCTGGATCTAAACCTCCAAATCAGATGGCAGGTAAAACTGATGAAAAGACGGGGATGGAAGAAGAGTTTACTTATGATATTTGGGGTGACCATCTTTCAAATCTTCCCCTAGTAGGTAGGTCAAGGGAGGTATTGGAGATGCCTCCGTGTGCTGTAGAAAACAGTTCCAGTAGCTTCTTTCTAAGGGGTCCACAGACCCTTATTACCAACTACCAACAAATAACTGTAAGTTCTGACCGTGAAGGTTAA